Genomic segment of Caproiciproducens sp. NJN-50:
TTGCGAATCGGTCAGTATGGAAGCGCGGCGGTCGTCAGACAGGAAAAGAGTTTTTCCGGTCTTTTGGACGATTTTTACGAGGAGCGGGACCGGATCGCCCGCATGAAAGCGCGTTCGCAGGATCTCCTGCGGGTTCTTACGAATGCTTCTGACCGGCTGAACAGGAAAATCAACGCGCAGCGCGCGGAATTGGAGCAGTGTTCGAAACGGGACAATCTTCGGGTGTTCGGCGACTTGGTGAACGCGAACCTTTACCGGCTGGAAAAGGGACAAAGCTCCGCCGTCCTCGAAAATTTCTATGCGGAGGGACAGCCAGGCGTCGCCGTCCCGCTGGATCCCGCTCTTTCGCCCGTTCAGAATGCGCAGAAATATTATAAGGAATACCGCAAGCAGCGCACGGCGGAAGAAATCCTCACGGTTCAGATTCAACGTGCGGAACAGGAGCTGGCTTATCTGGATACGGTGTTTGAGGAACTCAGCCGCGCCGCCGATGAGAAGGATCTGAATGAGATCCGCGGGGAACTGGAGGGAGAGGGATATTTCCGCACGCAGAGAAAATCCAAACGCCGGGCTGCCGTTCAGGGTCCGATGCAGTTCGAATCTTCCGATGGGTTCCGGATCCTTGTGGGGAGGAACAACAGCCAGAACGATCTGCTGACGCTTCGTCAGGCCGGGAAAAACGACCTTTGGTTCCACACGAAAAATATTCCGGGTTCTCACGTCGTGCTGTTTACCCAGGGCAGAGAGGCGACTTCGGCCGCCGTAGCTGAGGCGGCCCTCCTTTCGGCCTGTTATAGCCGCGGGAGGGATTCATCCAATGTTGCGGTGGACTATACCCTGGTCAGGAATGTCTCGAAACCGCAGGGAGCAAAACCGGGAATGGTCATCTATGTCAGGAATAAAACTGTTTTTGCGGAACCGGACAGAAAAACGGCGGAGAAAATGAGAGTCAAATGAATTTTCCGGCGAACGCTGGCAATATTTCGTATGAATGGTATAATCGGTTTAGTATTATTTTCCAGATTCGGTTGGAGGAATAACATGACGGGTTTTTCGGTAAAAAACAGCTTCAGGAACACCGTTCTGTTCGGAACGGTTTTGCTGCTGATGCTTACTGCAAACTTTTTGACAGCGTTCGGCGGCTTTTTTTATGAAATGGCCGCAAACCTGATGTTTGCGGCGAATATCGTCCTGAATCTGGCTGTTGCCTGCGACCTGATCCCCCATGTCCGGCGCGACTTTCCGTTCCTCGTATTCGTGGGAACCTATAATATTCTGCTGCTTGGCCGCGTCTATGTGTCGTTTCTGGCGCATTACCCCGAGATCCTGTACTATCTTGAGGCGAAGGATTTTTACAGCCTTTTTACCGGGCTTCAGGTCGTCACGCTGTCCCTTCTGTGCATCTATGCCGGCTATCAGCTGGTCGGACCATTTTTCGCAAACCGGGAAAGGACGATCCGGGAAAAAGGCTGGGCGGCGGTTTCACAGAACCCGATTCTGCCGATCATCCGCCAGATCAGCACAGCCGTCCTGCTGATCAGTTCCCTGGCCTCGTTTTACACCCTGATGGAATCCATTCTGAACGTTCTCAGAAGCGGCTATCTGGGTTCGTTCACACAGGTCTCCGCCTCGAGCATTCCCTCCGCCATCAGCCGCCTGTCCATGTTCTTTGTTCCGTCCTTTGCCGTTTTTCTTGCGACTATGCCGGACCGCAGGCAGCTCAGGCTGCCGATGACGGTTTACGGCGTCTATCTGCTCGCCACTCTTTTTACCGGGCGCAGGAACACCTTTGTCTGCGAAGCGATCACCATTCTGATTTATTTTGTTCTCCGGGATTCTCTGAACGAAAAGGGAAAGCGCGTTTTTAAAAAGAGAACGGTGGTCGGCGGCGGGATCCTGGCGGTTGTCGCCATGTATCTGCTTCAGCTTCTGGCGGAAATCCGGGCATACGGACTGCTTTCTCACCGGAGCTTTCTCGATACCGTGGTCAATTTCCTTTATTCGCAGGGAGCGAGCTTCCGCGTGGTGATCCAGACGGTCAACAGCTGGGACCTGTTCGATCACGGCATGACATGGAAATACCTCTTTTACCCGTTTGAGCTTTTTGTCCACAATAATCTGATTACAAGGTCCCTGTTCGGGCTGTCGCCGATCATTGAAGTGCAGACCACGGCCTTTGTGGCTTCCACCCACAATTACGCCCATGCCCTCACTTATCTCGTGGATCCCCTGCGCTACCTGTCCGGCGGAGGCTTTGGAACATCCTTTGTGGCGGAATCCTATGTTGCGTTCGGCTTTGTCGGGGTCGTCATCGTCAGCGCCGGCGTGGGGCTGATCCTTCGCTTTTTCGCTTCGATGCTGACCCGTTCCTGGGTGGTGACGGCATCCTGTCTGCTTGCAATCAGGGATTTCGTCTATATCCCGCGCAGCTTTGCGTTTCTCTGGGTAACGAATGTCTTCAATTTCACCTATCTGAGCTTTTACATTGCCATCTATTTTGCCGCTCTTCTGGTTCTTCGGCTGGGAACTCATGTGCGCCCCGCGGCTCGAAGAGCAGAACTGGGGGAGGAGGGCCCGTGAAGCTGATGCTTCTTCTCACCTCGTCGTTTCCGTTTGACAGTGGTGAGGAGTTTCTTGGAAACGAGCTGCAATTTGCCCGCGGCTTTGACCGGATCATTGTCTGTCCCTGCGGGCTGAAGGAAAACAGCGTGCGTTCCCGGACGCTGCCGGAGGGCGTGGAGTGTATCCGCATACGGCGCTCTTCTGGCGGGCGGGGGGAATACGGCGCTCTTCTTCGGCTGCCGCACGTCCGCGGCGAATTGCTGAAGCTTGCGCGCACCGGGAGATTTTCCCTGGCGCGGGCGCATGAAACACTCTTTTTCATGAAGAACGCGGTGAGTATTTTCCGGGCTCTGAAACAGGAAAAAGTTATTTTATCCGCCGATGACGTCACGATTTACAGCTATTGGTTTTACGACACCGCGGCAGCGGGAGCGCTACTCGCGGAATTTCTCCGGTCAATGGGAAAAAGGGCAAAGCTGGTTTCCCGCGCGCATGGTTTCGACGTTCATGAGGACCGGAGCTCTCTGAAGTATCTGCCCATGCGGGACTATCTAATGGAAAGCGCCGCGGCGGTTTTTCCCTGTTCGGAGGAAGGAGCGGAAATCCTGAGAAAACGCTGTCCGCAGTTTGCCGGAAAGGTGCGCGTTTCACACCTCGGCACGTGCGACCGGGGCTGTCGCGGCGGAAACACGGCCGGGTTTCGCATCGTTTCCTGTTCTTATATGGTTCCGGTCAAGCGCCTGCATTTGATCGCGGGAGCGCTCAGGCAGGCTGATTTTCCGGTCCGGTGGACGCATATCGGTTCCGGTCCGCTGGAATCGGAACTGAAAGAACTTGCAAAGATGTTTCCCTCTTGTGTCCGCGCGGAATTTCCGGGAGCGATGAGCAATGCGGATGTCTTGAATTTCTATCAAAGCGGTGAAACGGCTGTTTTTGTCAACGTCAGCTCCAGCGAGGGAATCCCGGTTTCCATTATGGAAGCCTGTTCGTTCGGAATTCCGGTGGTCGCGACGGACGTGGGGGGAACCTCGGAAATCGTGAAGGATGGGGAAAACGGATTCCTGCTTCGGGCGGATTTCGCGCCCGAAGAGCTGCTTCGGGCGCTGAGCCGCATCCGTTCCATGAGCGGGGATGAGTATGAGAAGCTTTGCGAAAATTCCCGTTCCGTGTGGGAAGATTCCTTCAGCGCAGAGCAGAATTATCCTGAATTTTATGAGGTGCTGGCTGATGAAACTGATTTACCTGACCTTTCAGGAGGACGCTGAGCTTTATCTGGGCGTGATCCGAAAAATAAAATGGCAGGTGCGGGCCTTTCAGGAACTTGGATATGACGTTACCCACACGCTGTGGAAAGACGAGTGCTTTATTTTTTACAGGGGGGCCGAAACGCTCAGCATGCCGGTTACAAAAGGGTATCGCCGGATGCACCGCTTTTCGCTGGCGGTATTGGATTATCTGAGCGGCCATCGGTTCGACGTGGCGTATCTCCGGCTGGACCGGATCAGCTTCGATGTGATCCGCATCTGCCGCGCATTGAAAGAAAACGGGACGCGCCGCATTCTGATCGAAATTCCGAATTACCCTTACCTTGGCGATTATCTTCGCAGCGCAAAGGGCGTCCGTCCGCTGACGCGGCAGGCCGTCACGCTGCTAAAGGTTTTTTGCACCGCGGCGGCGGACAGGTTTTCCGGCA
This window contains:
- a CDS encoding Rqc2 family fibronectin-binding protein is translated as MALDGAFLRHLKREIEETAAGARVDRIYQPNRDEILFLLRSRDGAFRLLLSARANSARVHFTRYAPENPKEPPMLCMLLRKKLSGARLAGVRQPELERLLFLDFDSVNELGDQVRLTVAVEVMGRYSNIILIDRDGNIVDALKRVDAGMTSGRLVLPGLRYRLPPPQDKLCLLSSGREEIIERLRAIPGDMELSKALLSSLQGLSPVVCRELAFLTGRGRELTLRGMVQEQWGRLSFFLGSVSDTIRNASGDPWTACTTDGKPLDFSFLRIGQYGSAAVVRQEKSFSGLLDDFYEERDRIARMKARSQDLLRVLTNASDRLNRKINAQRAELEQCSKRDNLRVFGDLVNANLYRLEKGQSSAVLENFYAEGQPGVAVPLDPALSPVQNAQKYYKEYRKQRTAEEILTVQIQRAEQELAYLDTVFEELSRAADEKDLNEIRGELEGEGYFRTQRKSKRRAAVQGPMQFESSDGFRILVGRNNSQNDLLTLRQAGKNDLWFHTKNIPGSHVVLFTQGREATSAAVAEAALLSACYSRGRDSSNVAVDYTLVRNVSKPQGAKPGMVIYVRNKTVFAEPDRKTAEKMRVK
- a CDS encoding O-antigen polysaccharide polymerase Wzy family protein, yielding MTGFSVKNSFRNTVLFGTVLLLMLTANFLTAFGGFFYEMAANLMFAANIVLNLAVACDLIPHVRRDFPFLVFVGTYNILLLGRVYVSFLAHYPEILYYLEAKDFYSLFTGLQVVTLSLLCIYAGYQLVGPFFANRERTIREKGWAAVSQNPILPIIRQISTAVLLISSLASFYTLMESILNVLRSGYLGSFTQVSASSIPSAISRLSMFFVPSFAVFLATMPDRRQLRLPMTVYGVYLLATLFTGRRNTFVCEAITILIYFVLRDSLNEKGKRVFKKRTVVGGGILAVVAMYLLQLLAEIRAYGLLSHRSFLDTVVNFLYSQGASFRVVIQTVNSWDLFDHGMTWKYLFYPFELFVHNNLITRSLFGLSPIIEVQTTAFVASTHNYAHALTYLVDPLRYLSGGGFGTSFVAESYVAFGFVGVVIVSAGVGLILRFFASMLTRSWVVTASCLLAIRDFVYIPRSFAFLWVTNVFNFTYLSFYIAIYFAALLVLRLGTHVRPAARRAELGEEGP
- a CDS encoding glycosyltransferase → MLLLTSSFPFDSGEEFLGNELQFARGFDRIIVCPCGLKENSVRSRTLPEGVECIRIRRSSGGRGEYGALLRLPHVRGELLKLARTGRFSLARAHETLFFMKNAVSIFRALKQEKVILSADDVTIYSYWFYDTAAAGALLAEFLRSMGKRAKLVSRAHGFDVHEDRSSLKYLPMRDYLMESAAAVFPCSEEGAEILRKRCPQFAGKVRVSHLGTCDRGCRGGNTAGFRIVSCSYMVPVKRLHLIAGALRQADFPVRWTHIGSGPLESELKELAKMFPSCVRAEFPGAMSNADVLNFYQSGETAVFVNVSSSEGIPVSIMEACSFGIPVVATDVGGTSEIVKDGENGFLLRADFAPEELLRALSRIRSMSGDEYEKLCENSRSVWEDSFSAEQNYPEFYEVLADETDLPDLSGGR